Proteins encoded in a region of the Takifugu flavidus isolate HTHZ2018 chromosome 10, ASM371156v2, whole genome shotgun sequence genome:
- the si:dkey-256h2.1 gene encoding uncharacterized protein si:dkey-256h2.1 produces MVVWWWTLWMWFLVPGPGSSVRAKPKLIGDELSSDFEANALMLRSPKRILTDCPEPGDLADSFTVRTLDGQFSYEPGALRGPLIIHTFTNKSGFLECLWSSESSLRSLVEDLPDSAQLLLLSLDESALSDVTWMREQVLRVAAASSKKEVLSRLHFCPLPVFSLGNWIPLVLYSWGCVSRGCGLTQAVFTSDEWKMPVISKRLDARYDWLSTRWSPKSYQLLAAGDGCSHVPSVAGAVAWLSEGNCSFFTKVQNMANANASGVLIHTLAGDPIQDMNCVEEECNTTLQIPAAMVHPEPSVVQALQSGHPVYVSFQITPSPNTFFAINQQGVLAEMGWFLYPSFSFVNWQAQWFDFYTELQTKLQMPAKVVPVFDKVKMQGERGAVATVDMPQGLSDFTVLQLDASLMCPGRRDSSCAHWDRTVQLFVCCDQLSPFCNTELGRWITAFRRGTGRWLTDVSALLPLLDGPKCTLTMKTAPWAMPWIISLNLRFSIGNQTNDGEEVLRPFRVMSLYSGGTFDKNYNSRYEPVKFFVPAPTRKVELYAVITAHGSDDHNCGEFCVTSHHFLLNAAFNNSLTFDSAGTPLGCTTWVKEGAVPNEHGTWLYGRGGWCDGLQVDPWRVDVTKQLNTSGSNSIIYFGLFEGHDPSPSKDPGYIIMSSFLVFYK; encoded by the exons ATGGTTGTGTGGTGGTGGACGCTCTGGATGTGGTTTCTTGTTCCAGGTCCAGGAAGTTCAGTTCGAGCGAAACCGAAACTAATTGGCGATGAACTTTCCTCGGATTTTGAAGCCAATGCGCTCATGTTGCGATCCCCCAAAAGGATCCTGACAGACTGTCCAGAACCAGGGGACCTCGCAGACTCCTTCACTGTCCGAACCTTGGATGGGCAGTTCTCGTATGAGCCCGGGGCTCTCCGGGGGCCACTCATCATCCACACCTTCACCAACAAGTCTGGATTTCTGGAGTGCCTGTGGAGCTCCGAGTCTTCCCTGAGGAGCCTGGTGGAGGATCTGCCCGACAGCgcgcagctgctcctcctctccctcgaCGAATCAGCCCTCAGCGATGTGACCTGGATGAGGGAGCAGGTTCTGCGGGTCGCCGCCGCGAGCAG TAAGAAGGAGGTTCTGTCCAGGCTGCACTTCTGCCCCTTGCCGGTCTTCTCTCTGGGGAACTGGATCCCCCTTGTGTTGTATTCCTGGGGCTGTGTGTCTCGCGGCTGCGGCCTCACCCAGGCTGTATTCACGTCAGATG AATGGAAAATGCCTGTGATCTCCAAGAGGCTGGACGCCAGGTATGACTGGCTCAGCACGCGCTGGAGCCCGAAGTCCTATCAactgctggctgcaggtgaCGGCTGCAGTCACGTCCCCTCCGTGGCCGGCGCCGTGGCGTGGCTGTCGGAGGGCAACTGCTCCTTTTTCACAAAG GTGCAGAATATGGCCAACGCCAACGCCTCGGGGGTGCTCATCCACACGCTTGCTGGGGATCCCATCCAGGACATGAACTGTGTGGAGGAGGAATGCAACACCACGCTGCAGATCCCTGCCGCCATGGTGCACCCGGAGCCTTCGGTCGTGCAGGCGCTCCA GTCTGGGCATCCGGTGTACGTGTCCTTCCAGATCACCCCATCCCCAAACACCTTCTTTGCTATTAACCAGCAGGGGGTTCTGGCAGAGATGGGCTGGTTCCTTTACCCCTCCTTCAGCTTTGTCAACTGGCAGGCTCAGTG GTTTGATTTCTACACCGAGCTACAGACCAAACTGCAGATGCCCGCAAAGGTCGTTCCTGTCTTCGATAAAGTGAAGATGCAGGGGGAGAGGGGCGCCGTGGCCACGGTCGACATGCCCCAGG gactCTCAGACTTCACGGTGCTCCAGCTCGATGCGTCCCTCATGTGTCCGGGCAGGAGAGACTCGTCCTGTGCTCACTGGGATCGTACGGTGCAGCTCTTCGTCTGCTGTGATCAGCTCAGTCCATTCTGCAACACGGAGCTGGGCCGGTGGATCACCGCCTTCCGCAG AGGGACTGGACGCTGGCTGACGGATGTGTCTGCGTTGCTTCCTCTGCTGGACGGGCCGAAGTGTACCCTGACCATGAAGACGGCGCCATGGGCCATGCCCTGGATCATCTCCCTCAACCTGAGATTCAGCATCGGCAATCAGACGA ATGATGGGGAGGAGGTGCTCCGCCCCTTCAGAGTGATGTCACTGTACAGTGGGGGAACATTCGACAAAAACTACAACAGCAGATATGAGCCGGTCAAGTTCTTCGTCCCTGCACCCACCAGGAAG GTGGAGCTCTATGCTGTTATCACGGCGCACGGCAGCGACGACCACAACTGTGGAGAGTTTTGTGTCACATCCCACCACTTCCTGCTCAACGCTGCTTTTAATAACAGCCTCACATTTGACTCTGCAG GAACACCACTGGGCTGTACCACATGGGTGAAAGAGGGCGCTGTACCAAATGAGCACGGAACATGGCTGTATGGACGAGGTGGCTGGTGCGATGGACTACAGGTGGACCCCTGGAGGGTCGATGTCACCAAACAG ctcaacaccagcGGGTCCAACTCCATCATCTACTTTGGCTTGTTTGAGGGACACGATCCTAGTCCATCCAAAGACCCTGGATACATCATCATGTCTTCTTTCCTTGTCTTTTACAAATGA
- the septin7b gene encoding septin 7b isoform X1, with product MVVGESGLGKSTLINSLFLTDLYSPEFPGPSHRIKKTVQVEQSKVLVKEGGVQLLLTIVDTPGFGDAVDNSNCWQPVIDHIDSKFEDYLNSESRVNRRQMPDSRIHCCLYFIAPSGHGLKPLDVEFMKRLHEKVNVIPLIAKADTLTPEECQQFKKQIMREIQEHKIKIYEFPETGDEEENRLVKKIKDKLPLAVVGSNTIIEVNNKKVRVRQYPWGVAEVENSDHCDFTILRDMLIRTHMQDLKDVTNNVHYENYRSRKLAAVTYNGVDNNRAKGPMSTKIDTVDGMSPLAQMEEERREHVNKMKKMEMEMEQVFEMKVKEKVQKLKDSEAELQRRHEQMKKNLEAQHKELEEKRRVFEEERANWEAQQRMEQQKLEASRTLEKNKKKGKIF from the exons gaGAATCAGGGCTGGGCAAGTCCACCTTGATCAACTCTCTGTTCCTAACAGACCTGTACTCACCAGAGTTCCCTGGACCTTCCCACCGGATCAAAAAGACTGTTCAG GTGGAGCAGTCCAAAGTTTTGGTGAAGGAGGGAggcgtccagctgctgctcacaaTTGTCGACACTCCAGGGTTTGGTGATGCTGTTGACAACAGCAACTG CTGGCAGCCTGTCATTGACCACATAGACAGCAAGTTTGAAGACTACCTGAACTCAGAGTCCCGGGTGAACAGACGCCAGATGCCCGACAGCAGAATTCACTGCTGTCTGTACTTCATTGCTCCTTCAGGACACGG ATTGAAGCCATTGGATGTGGAGTTCATGAAACGGTTGCATGAGAAAGTTAATGTCATCCCGCTGATCGCCAAAGCAGATACCCTCACCCCAGAGGAATGTCAACAGTTCAAGAAGCAG ATCATGCGAGAAATTCAAGAGCACAAAATCAAGATCTACGAATTCCCCGAGAcgggtgatgaagaggagaacaggCTAGTGAAGAAGATAAAG GACAAGCTGCCACTGGCTGTAGTGGGAAGCAACACCATTATTGAAGTGAACAACAAGAAAGTCAGAGTAAGGCAGTACCCCTGGGGGGTCGCAGAAG TTGAAAACAGTGACCACTGTGACTTCACCATCCTCAGGGACATGCTCATCAG AACTCACATGCAAGACCTGAAGGATGTGACAAACAACGTCCACTATGAAAACTACCGCAGCAGGAAGCTCGCTGCTGTCACCTACAACGGCGTGGACAACAACAGAGCTAAAGGTCCAATGTCCACCAA aATTGACACAGTTGACGGAAT GAGTCCTTTGGCCcagatggaggaagaaagaCGGGAGCACGTGAATaagatgaagaagatggagatggagatggaacaGGTGTTTGAAATGAAAGTCAAGGAAAAGGTGCAGAAGCTGAAGGACTCTGAGGCTGAG CTTCAGAGACGCCATGAGCAGATGAAGAAGAACTTGGAAGCCCAGcacaaagagctggaggaaaagaggcGCGTATTtgaggaggagagagcaaaCTGGGAAGCCCAGCAGCGCATGGAACAGCAGAAACTTGAAGCCTCCAG gactctggagaaaaacaaaaagaaaggcAAAATCTTTTAA
- the septin7b gene encoding septin 7b isoform X2 translates to MVVGESGLGKSTLINSLFLTDLYSPEFPGPSHRIKKTVQVEQSKVLVKEGGVQLLLTIVDTPGFGDAVDNSNCWQPVIDHIDSKFEDYLNSESRVNRRQMPDSRIHCCLYFIAPSGHGLKPLDVEFMKRLHEKVNVIPLIAKADTLTPEECQQFKKQIMREIQEHKIKIYEFPETGDEEENRLVKKIKDKLPLAVVGSNTIIEVNNKKVRVRQYPWGVAEVENSDHCDFTILRDMLIRTHMQDLKDVTNNVHYENYRSRKLAAVTYNGVDNNRAKGPMSTKSPLAQMEEERREHVNKMKKMEMEMEQVFEMKVKEKVQKLKDSEAELQRRHEQMKKNLEAQHKELEEKRRVFEEERANWEAQQRMEQQKLEASRTLEKNKKKGKIF, encoded by the exons gaGAATCAGGGCTGGGCAAGTCCACCTTGATCAACTCTCTGTTCCTAACAGACCTGTACTCACCAGAGTTCCCTGGACCTTCCCACCGGATCAAAAAGACTGTTCAG GTGGAGCAGTCCAAAGTTTTGGTGAAGGAGGGAggcgtccagctgctgctcacaaTTGTCGACACTCCAGGGTTTGGTGATGCTGTTGACAACAGCAACTG CTGGCAGCCTGTCATTGACCACATAGACAGCAAGTTTGAAGACTACCTGAACTCAGAGTCCCGGGTGAACAGACGCCAGATGCCCGACAGCAGAATTCACTGCTGTCTGTACTTCATTGCTCCTTCAGGACACGG ATTGAAGCCATTGGATGTGGAGTTCATGAAACGGTTGCATGAGAAAGTTAATGTCATCCCGCTGATCGCCAAAGCAGATACCCTCACCCCAGAGGAATGTCAACAGTTCAAGAAGCAG ATCATGCGAGAAATTCAAGAGCACAAAATCAAGATCTACGAATTCCCCGAGAcgggtgatgaagaggagaacaggCTAGTGAAGAAGATAAAG GACAAGCTGCCACTGGCTGTAGTGGGAAGCAACACCATTATTGAAGTGAACAACAAGAAAGTCAGAGTAAGGCAGTACCCCTGGGGGGTCGCAGAAG TTGAAAACAGTGACCACTGTGACTTCACCATCCTCAGGGACATGCTCATCAG AACTCACATGCAAGACCTGAAGGATGTGACAAACAACGTCCACTATGAAAACTACCGCAGCAGGAAGCTCGCTGCTGTCACCTACAACGGCGTGGACAACAACAGAGCTAAAGGTCCAATGTCCACCAA GAGTCCTTTGGCCcagatggaggaagaaagaCGGGAGCACGTGAATaagatgaagaagatggagatggagatggaacaGGTGTTTGAAATGAAAGTCAAGGAAAAGGTGCAGAAGCTGAAGGACTCTGAGGCTGAG CTTCAGAGACGCCATGAGCAGATGAAGAAGAACTTGGAAGCCCAGcacaaagagctggaggaaaagaggcGCGTATTtgaggaggagagagcaaaCTGGGAAGCCCAGCAGCGCATGGAACAGCAGAAACTTGAAGCCTCCAG gactctggagaaaaacaaaaagaaaggcAAAATCTTTTAA